Proteins encoded in a region of the Triticum dicoccoides isolate Atlit2015 ecotype Zavitan chromosome 3A, WEW_v2.0, whole genome shotgun sequence genome:
- the LOC119270801 gene encoding protein UPSTREAM OF FLC-like yields the protein MASSRGRWASPERTVVWTEPPPKTTSATTRRHGHAHAAPPTKVPVVYYLSRNGQLDHPHFMEVPVSSPQDGLCLRDVLDRLAVLRGAGMADAYSWSSKRSYKTGYVWHDLTADDPVHPASGAEYVLKGSELLRLLPAPAYPRDASAGSSSSSSSSSSCQAGSETTKKMPAAAVSRAHGRRKNWSSFDLGEYRVAAARGGAGADAATQTDDRCGRRRGPEPSPPQEPTTELGADEISPPPSSSSPDTLEALINNDVRVAAASNAIGARREDEDAGLAQQSVIAGGRMRASAVLMQLISCGSIPAAPKRDAGPGGARYTAERRLPRGRSDLSSSTAADGFSGSIGVGASMEREYFSGSLVETKKSASGDRAGVGELGALKRSSSYNADRGRESAMNTAASGSCKLELAAEEVDGVRARCIPAGRKPSGGSSSKKSPTTHVHVSSRRGDQPETTDNGRTD from the exons ATGGCGAGCTCCCGTGGGCGGTGGGCGAGCCCCGAGCGCACCGTCGTCTGGACCGAGCCGCCgcccaagaccacctccgccaccaCCAGGCGTCATGGTCACGCTCACGCCGCGCCGCCCACCAAGGTGCCCGTCGTCTACTACCTCTCGCGCAACGGCCAGCTCGACCACCCGCACTTCATGGAGGTCCCCGTCTCCAGCCCCCAGGACGGCCTCTGCCTCCGCG ATGTGCTGGACCGGTTGGCCGTGCTCCGGGGCGCCGGCATGGCGGACGCGTACTCCTGGTCCTCCAAGCGGAGCTACAAGACCGGCTACGTCTGGCACGAcctcaccgccgacgaccccgtCCACCCCGCCAGCGGCGCCGAGTACGTGCTCAAGGGCTCCGAGCTGCTCCGCCTCCTCCCGGCGCCCGCCTACCCGCGCgacgcctccgccggctcctcctcctcctcctcctcctcctccagctgcCAGGCCGGTAGCGAGACTACCAAGAAGATGCCCGCAGCGGCCGTTAGCAGGGCCCACGGCCGGCGCAAGAACTGGAGCTCCTTCGACCTCGGCGAGTACCGGGTGGCCGCCGCGCGCGGCGGGGCCGGGGCGGACGCGGCCACGCAGACGGACGACAGGTGCGGCCGGCGCCGGGGCCCCGAGCCTTCGCCGCCGCAAGAGCCGACGACGGAGCTGGGCGCGGACGagatctcgccgccgccgtcgtccagcAGCCCCGACACGCTCGAGGCGCTCATCAACAACGACGTCCGCGTGGCCGCCGCCTCGAACGCCATCGGCGCTCGCCGTGAGGACGAGGATGCGGGGCTGGCGCAGCAGAGCGTGATCGCGGGCGGGCGAATGCGCGCGTCGGCGGTGCTGATGCAGCTCATCTCCTGCGGCTCCATCCCCGCGGCCCCCAAGCGGGACGCCGGCCCGGGCGGCGCGAGGTACACGGCGGAGCGTAGGCTCCCGCGCGGCCGGTCGGACCTGAGCAGCAGCACGGCGGCAGACGGGTTCTCTGGCAGCATTGGCGTCGGCGCAAGCATGGAGCGGGAGTACTTCAGCGGCAGCCTGGTGGAGACCAAGAAGTCGGCGAGCGGCGACCGTGCCGGCGTCGGCGAGCTGGGCGCACTGAAGCGCTCGTCGTCGTACAATGCAGACAG GGGCAGAGAATCTGCAATGAACACTGCTGCCAGTGGTAGTTGCAAGCTGGAGCTGGCAGCGGAGGAGGTGGACGGCGTCCGCGCCCGGTGCATCCCGGCCGGGAGGAAAcccagcggcggcagcagcagcaagaagtCTCCGACCACCCACGTCCACGTTAGCAGCCGGCGCGGCGACCAACCGGAAACTACCGACAACGGACGGACTGACTGA